In Hemicordylus capensis ecotype Gifberg chromosome 3, rHemCap1.1.pri, whole genome shotgun sequence, one DNA window encodes the following:
- the LOC128351680 gene encoding uncharacterized protein LOC128351680 isoform X1: MAMTPLSQILNKTGLGYQTSKTSSKINRLLYMDDLKLYGKSQSKIESLLNTVRIFSSNIAMEFGLDKCAALIMNRGKITKTEGIELPNGSKIKNLEEKEHYKYLGILQADNIAHTEVKRKIGSEYIRRVRKILKSKLNGGNSIQAINTWAIPVIRYSAGIIDWTQAELETLDRKTRKIMTTNHALHPRSDVDRLYLPHSSGGRGMLQVHQTVDEEKRGLGEYIRDSEEDALQMVNNKKLFNTNETKQAYKKEQFKNRAEKWRNKPLHGQYLHNISGKSDITKTWQWLKNGNLKKETEGLILAAKEQALRTNAIRAKVEKSTTNSKCRLCKEADETVDHLISCCKKIAQTDYKQRHDKVAGMIHWNICKKYKLPVAKNWWDYKIEKVEENEDVKILWDFRLQTDKHLPHNTPDITVVEKKEKQLK; the protein is encoded by the coding sequence atggccatgactccactttcacaaatactaaacaaaacaggcctcggataccaaacatctaaaacatcaagtaaaatcaaccgtctgctgtacatggacgatctgaagttgtatggaaagtcccagtcaaaaattgaatcactgctaaacactgtccgtatattcagtagcaatatagcaatggagtttggactagacaagtgtgctgcattaataatgaacagagggaaaataacaaaaacagaaggaatagaactgcccaatggaagcaagatcaagaacctggaagagaaagaacattacaaatacttgggcattctccaggctgataacattgcacacactgaagttaaaagaaaaattggaagtgaatacatcaggagagttagaaaaatcctcaagtccaaactcaatggcgggaactccatacaagccataaacacctgggctatacctgttatcagatacagtgcaggaataatagactggacccaggcagagctagagacgctagatcgtaagaccaggaaaatcatgaccacaaatcatgctctgcacccccgcagtgatgtagataggctatacctccctcacagctcaggtggaagaggaatgttgcaagtccatcaaacagtagatgaggagaaaagaggccttggagaatatattagagacagtgaagaagatgcacttcaaatggtcaataacaagaaactattcaacaccaatgaaacaaagcaggcctacaagaaagaacaattcaagaaccgagcagaaaaatggagaaataagccactgcatggtcaatatttgcataatataagtggaaaatcagacatcaccaagacctggcaatggcttaagaatggcaacttgaagaaagaaacagagggtttaatactggctgcaaaagaacaggcactaagaacaaatgcaataagagcgaAGGTCGaaaaatctacaacaaacagcaagtgccgcctttgtaaagaagcagatgaaacagtggaccacctaatcagctgttgtaaaaagatcgcacagactgactacaaacaaaggcatgacaaggtagcagggatgatacactggaacatctgcaaaaaatacaagctacctgtagccaaaaattggtgggactataaaattgaaaaagttgaagagaatgaagatgtaaaaatattatgggacttccgactacaaacagacaaacatcttccacacaatacaccagatataactgtagtcgagaagaaagaaaaacagttaaaataa